A section of the Synechococcales cyanobacterium T60_A2020_003 genome encodes:
- the dnaJ gene encoding molecular chaperone DnaJ — translation MARDYYEILGVSRDADKEEIKRAYRKLARKYHPDVNKEPGAEETFKEINRAYEILSEPEMRARYDRFGEAGVGSAAAAGAGYQDFGDFGGFADIFESFFSGFSGGGPGQTTRRQTGPVRGGDLRKDLVLDFRDAIFGCDQEIRVNTLETCAKCGGSGAKPGTKPRTCSTCGGTGQVRRATRTPFGSFTQVSVCPTCSGRGQVIEDKCDACGGNGQIQETKKLKITVPPGVDTGTSLRVPGKGDAGQRGGPPGDLYVHLSVKSDPEFERDGINILSDLKISYLQAILGCRIEVNTVDGPQELVINPGTQPGTVVTLENKGVPRLGNPVSRGDHLITVEVDIPTKINQEERELLEKLAKIRGDRLGKTGGIEGFLGGLFRG, via the coding sequence ATGGCTCGAGACTACTACGAGATTCTTGGTGTCTCGCGGGACGCTGATAAGGAGGAGATAAAGCGCGCATACCGTAAGCTTGCTCGCAAGTATCATCCGGATGTCAACAAAGAACCGGGGGCGGAAGAGACGTTCAAAGAAATTAACCGGGCTTACGAAATTTTGTCTGAGCCGGAAATGCGGGCTCGGTATGATCGCTTTGGTGAGGCTGGGGTTGGTTCAGCAGCGGCAGCAGGAGCGGGCTATCAAGATTTTGGTGACTTCGGTGGCTTCGCAGATATCTTTGAAAGTTTTTTCAGCGGTTTTTCCGGTGGAGGCCCTGGACAAACGACCCGGCGTCAAACGGGGCCTGTCCGTGGTGGCGATCTGCGGAAAGATCTGGTTCTGGACTTTCGGGATGCCATTTTTGGGTGTGATCAAGAGATCCGCGTCAATACCTTAGAAACTTGCGCCAAGTGTGGTGGCAGCGGGGCAAAACCCGGTACAAAACCCCGCACCTGTTCGACCTGTGGAGGAACAGGGCAAGTGCGACGAGCAACCCGTACGCCCTTTGGCAGTTTCACCCAAGTCTCGGTCTGTCCCACCTGTAGCGGTAGGGGTCAAGTCATCGAAGACAAGTGCGATGCTTGCGGTGGCAACGGGCAAATTCAGGAAACCAAGAAACTGAAAATCACCGTCCCACCGGGCGTTGATACAGGCACTAGCCTACGGGTGCCTGGCAAGGGGGATGCGGGTCAACGGGGAGGGCCGCCTGGGGATCTCTACGTGCATTTATCCGTTAAGTCTGATCCGGAGTTTGAGCGGGATGGCATCAATATCCTCTCGGATCTGAAGATTAGCTATCTGCAAGCCATTTTGGGCTGTCGGATCGAGGTAAATACGGTGGATGGACCGCAGGAACTGGTGATCAATCCCGGAACACAACCTGGAACCGTGGTGACCCTCGAAAATAAGGGAGTGCCTCGGTTAGGAAATCCGGTTAGCCGTGGTGACCACTTGATTACGGTGGAGGTTGATATTCCCACCAAGATTAATCAAGAAGAACGCGAGCTTTTGGAAAAGTTAGCCAAGATCCGGGGCGATCGCCTGGGAAAGACCGGGGGCATTGAAGGGTTTTTGGGAGGACTGTTTCGCGGATGA
- a CDS encoding sulfurtransferase TusA family protein, with translation MSTSNSTTQPTPNVQLDLRGTPCPINFVKTKLQLEKMEPGQVLEVWIDPGEPVEQVPDSLQMEGYVIEQLQDCTDYFALRVRHPA, from the coding sequence ATGAGTACCAGTAACTCTACGACTCAGCCAACCCCCAATGTCCAACTTGACTTACGGGGCACTCCCTGCCCGATTAACTTTGTGAAAACTAAGCTCCAGCTTGAGAAGATGGAGCCGGGTCAGGTGTTAGAAGTGTGGATTGATCCTGGGGAACCTGTGGAGCAAGTGCCAGACAGTTTGCAAATGGAAGGGTATGTGATTGAGCAATTGCAGGACTGTACGGACTACTTTGCGTTGAGAGTTCGGCATCCGGCCTGA